The Thermodesulfobacteriota bacterium genomic sequence GAAGTGTCGGAAGGGATGCTCTGCGCCGAGAACGAGCTCGGCCTGGGAGAAGAGAGCGACGGAATAATGATCTTACCCGCCTCAGCGAAACCGGGAGCGAGACTTATAGACGAGATGGGACTTAACGACGTCGTATTCGGGATCAACGTCACGCCGAACCGCCCCGACTGTTTGAGCGTGGTCGGCATTGCGAGGGAGGCGGCCGCATTACTTGGAAAGGAATTAAAATACCCCGGCTTTGCCGTCACCGAATCGGGCGGCGATATAAATCAGCTCGTGAAAGTGGAACTCCTCGACAGCCAAAAGTGCCCGAGATATTCCTGCCGGGTGATAATGAACGTGAAAATCGGCCCTTCTCCCGCGTGGCTCAAGTCGAGGCTCGAATCCTCGGGCGTGAGGTCGATAAACAACGTCGTTGACGTGACGAACTACGTGCTTCTGGAGCTAGGCCAGCCGCTCCACTCATTCGACTACGACCTAATCGAAGGGAAAAAAATAATCGTCAGGGCAGCGGGCGAAGGTGAGGTTTTAACGACCCTCGACGGAGTCGAGAGGAAGCTCACGCCGGAAGACCTGCTCATATGCGACGGCAAACGGCCGGTCGCGCTTGCGGGCGTGATGGGCGGGGCGAACACGGAGGTGTCGGACGGCACGACGAACATTCTCCTCGAAAGCGCGTACTTCGACCCGACCACAGTAAGAAAAACGTCGAGAAAGACCGGGCTCAAGTCGGAATCCTCATACAGGTTCGAGAGGGGGGTAGATCCGAACGGGGTGACGAAGGCGCTCGACAGGGCGGCCGAGCTAATCAGGGAATTGTCCGGAGGAGAAGCCGCAAAAGGCAGAATAGACGAATACCCGGTAAGAATAGAGCCAAGGACTGTAAGTCTTACTCTCAAGCGCGTCAATTCGATCCTCGGCACCGGCATCGACGCGGGGGAGATCAGGCGGATATCGGAAGGGCTCGGTTTCGAAAGTGCTGCGTCATCGAACGGGGAGATCGTATTCCGCATCCCCACGTGGAGGGTAGACGTCGCGAGGGAAATCGACCTGATCGAGGAAGTCGCTAGGCATCACGGCTACGGCGGCATTCCCAGCACGCTCCCGCCCGTAATAATGAAATCGGAGGGGGTAGACCCCGCTAAAAAAGTCGAGAGGAGGTTCAAGGAGATATTCGTCTCGGGAGGGTTCTCCGAAGCGATAAACTTCAGCTTCGAAGACTACGAGATACTCACGCTTTTCGGAAAGACCGAAGCGCTCAGGATACTGAACCCGCTCTCGAGCGAGGGAGCCGTAATGAGGACGAGCCTGCTGCCCGGTCTCATAAGAAACTGCGTGCTCAACCTGAACAGGCAGGAGCAGAACGTGAGACTGTTCGAAATCGGGAAAATATTCATACCGTCGGGGAAAGGCGAGCTCCCCGTAGAAATAACTAAATTGGCCGCGGCTGCAACCGGAAGAAGACAGCCGGAACTCTGGGACAAGGAGGAATTCGACTTCTACGATTTTAAAAGCATGCTCGATAAGGGGTTCGACGCCCTGTCGATCTCGGGGATAGTCGAATTCCGCCGGGCAACGGAAACCGGATTCCTCCACCCGGGCAAATCCGCAGCGATATCGGCCGGGGACAGCGAGTGCGGTTTTATAGGCGAGCTGCACCCGGACCTGAGAGACAGGCTCGAAATCCCGAAAAGCCTCTATGTAATGGAACTCGATCTGGACAAGATAACCCTGAAATTCAGCGAAACGAAAAAAGCGTTCACGCCGCTCCCCAGGTTCCCCTCCGTAAGAAGGGACATAGCGCTGATCGTCGACGAGGAAACGCCCGCGAGCAGTATTCTGGAAGAGATCAGGAGGCTAGATTCAAAGCTTATCGAGGACGCCCTGGTGTTCGACGTGTTTACGGGAAGCCCGGTGGAAAAAGGAAAAAAAAGTGTCGCGGTTTCATTGCATCTGAGGGCTCATGACAAGACCCTCACGGAGGAAGAAATAAATAAAGTACAGGATAAGACAATTAAAAAACTTCAATTGGCTCTCGGGGCCGATTTGCGTACAATATAATAAACAGGAGGGGTAAGAAACATCATGACGAAAAAAGAACTCGCTGATGTTATACATACCAAGATCGGACTCTCCAAGAGGGAGTCTGCGGAAATAGTCGAGTTTTTCTTCGAGGTGGCAAAAGAGAAGCTAAGCAGGGGCGAGGGCATAAAGCTTCCCAGGTTCGGCAGCTTCCGCGTACAGAGCAGGAAAGCCAGGAAAGGAAGGAACCCCGCCACCGGCGAAACGATAGAGATCGCCGAGAGACGCGCTGTCGTATTCAAACCCAGCAGGTTTCTCCGCGACGCCATCGACAAGCAGACAGCTTGATGAATGAGGCAGATCTATAGTTTCTTCAGGCAAAACATTATAGCCGGTATCCTTATCACCGTTCCGTTCGGGCTTACTCTATTCATCTTATACACGATCGGCAGATGGATTGTGGAGTTTGTGAACTCTGCACCCAAGCTGATAGGAGGATTGCTCGCCGACCTCCCCGGCATCGTTGAAGTAGTTACGTTTCTAATCAGTCTTATCGGCACCTTGCTGATAGTGCTCCTGATCGGCGCAATAGCGAGAAACATAGTCGGAGGGAAGCTAGTCAGCTTCGGGGAAGCTATCATATCGAAAATACCTTTAGCAAGGACCATATACCTCGCGACCAAACAGGTAATCGAGACTCTGTTTATAGGCACCGGCATGAAAAACCTGAAGAGGGTAGCCCTTTTTGAGTTTCCGAGAAAGGGCATATACTCGATCGGGTTCATAACCGGAACGCTCGAGCATGGGCAGCAGCAAAACCAGTCAGGCAAAAAACTCATTAGCGTCTTCGTCCCCACGACTCCTAATCCGACGAGCGGCTACTACATCATGCTTCCCGAAGAGGAAATAACCGAGCTTTCTATCTCCATAGAGGACGCTATCAAGATAATAATGTCAGGCGGACTTGCGGCAAACATCATCGAAAATGCTCTCCCGGGTAAAAACAACAATTAACAAGTACAAGATGCTCGATCCCGGAGACAGAGTTGTCGTCGGGGTTTCGGGAGGCGCCGACTCGATAGGGCTCCTTCATTCCCTCCTAGAGCTAAAGGAATACAAAGCGGAACTGATCGTCGCACATCTGAATCACGGCATCAGGGGCAGGGAAGCCGAGCGGGACGCGGTATTTGTGAAACGAACGGCCGAGTCCCTCGGCCTTAAATTCGCGCTCGGCAAGGCCGACGCGCCGGGTTACAAAAAAGAAAAAAAACTATCTCCGGAAGAGGCGGCGCGGATACTCCGCTACGAATTCTTCGAGAAAACGCGAAGGAAATTCGGAGCGGACAAGATAGCGACAGCCCATACGCTCGACGACCAGGCGGAAACCGTGCTGATGAGGCTCATGAGGGGGAGCGGAGCGAAGGGGCTTTCGGGCATACCCCCGGTCTCGGAGGGCGTGATAATAAGGCCGCTTATCGAAACCGCGCGCGCGGAAATAGAAAAGTACCTTGAATCGAAGGGCGTCGGGTGGATCGAGGATTCGACGAACAAGCTGAGAGAGATACAGAGAAACAGGATAAGGCTCGATCTGATTCCCGAGCTCGAGACCTATAACCCCAGAATAAGGGAGACCCTCGCGCGGACCTCCGACCTCATGAGGATCGAAGAGGACTACATAGACCGCGAAGCGAAAAGG encodes the following:
- the pheT gene encoding phenylalanine--tRNA ligase subunit beta, giving the protein MIITVNWLREYVDFGITPEELADKLTMAGLEVESVEYRGKGLENVVVAQILGMKPHPDATKLSLCDVTDGEHSYAIVCGANNMKPGDKVALAKIGTSLPPGPKFPEGMTIRKAKIRGEVSEGMLCAENELGLGEESDGIMILPASAKPGARLIDEMGLNDVVFGINVTPNRPDCLSVVGIAREAAALLGKELKYPGFAVTESGGDINQLVKVELLDSQKCPRYSCRVIMNVKIGPSPAWLKSRLESSGVRSINNVVDVTNYVLLELGQPLHSFDYDLIEGKKIIVRAAGEGEVLTTLDGVERKLTPEDLLICDGKRPVALAGVMGGANTEVSDGTTNILLESAYFDPTTVRKTSRKTGLKSESSYRFERGVDPNGVTKALDRAAELIRELSGGEAAKGRIDEYPVRIEPRTVSLTLKRVNSILGTGIDAGEIRRISEGLGFESAASSNGEIVFRIPTWRVDVAREIDLIEEVARHHGYGGIPSTLPPVIMKSEGVDPAKKVERRFKEIFVSGGFSEAINFSFEDYEILTLFGKTEALRILNPLSSEGAVMRTSLLPGLIRNCVLNLNRQEQNVRLFEIGKIFIPSGKGELPVEITKLAAAATGRRQPELWDKEEFDFYDFKSMLDKGFDALSISGIVEFRRATETGFLHPGKSAAISAGDSECGFIGELHPDLRDRLEIPKSLYVMELDLDKITLKFSETKKAFTPLPRFPSVRRDIALIVDEETPASSILEEIRRLDSKLIEDALVFDVFTGSPVEKGKKSVAVSLHLRAHDKTLTEEEINKVQDKTIKKLQLALGADLRTI
- a CDS encoding integration host factor subunit alpha gives rise to the protein MTKKELADVIHTKIGLSKRESAEIVEFFFEVAKEKLSRGEGIKLPRFGSFRVQSRKARKGRNPATGETIEIAERRAVVFKPSRFLRDAIDKQTA
- a CDS encoding DUF502 domain-containing protein — translated: MRQIYSFFRQNIIAGILITVPFGLTLFILYTIGRWIVEFVNSAPKLIGGLLADLPGIVEVVTFLISLIGTLLIVLLIGAIARNIVGGKLVSFGEAIISKIPLARTIYLATKQVIETLFIGTGMKNLKRVALFEFPRKGIYSIGFITGTLEHGQQQNQSGKKLISVFVPTTPNPTSGYYIMLPEEEITELSISIEDAIKIIMSGGLAANIIENALPGKNNN
- the tilS gene encoding tRNA lysidine(34) synthetase TilS, coding for MLDPGDRVVVGVSGGADSIGLLHSLLELKEYKAELIVAHLNHGIRGREAERDAVFVKRTAESLGLKFALGKADAPGYKKEKKLSPEEAARILRYEFFEKTRRKFGADKIATAHTLDDQAETVLMRLMRGSGAKGLSGIPPVSEGVIIRPLIETARAEIEKYLESKGVGWIEDSTNKLREIQRNRIRLDLIPELETYNPRIRETLARTSDLMRIEEDYIDREAKRYFARIFAPDVRGLKVDLRKFKRLHQALRLGILRLAIEELNKGLRNITSLHLLSADEYLTSGAVSGEVEFPDTIVIAKGYDSFLVTTRSGLERKFSYSIGSPGKWRFPEFEVDIVEVTAETLEEKREDIVYLDSGKLAFPIEVRNFRAGDSFIPLGMKGEKKLKNFFVDEKIPRFERYRIPIFTSRGEIFWVGGMRIDDRFKVRRKGNKALKLSLRMP